One Tautonia marina DNA window includes the following coding sequences:
- the larE gene encoding ATP-dependent sacrificial sulfur transferase LarE, with protein MSDWNDPELAAMRDRLIAALRGYGKVAVAFSGGIDSTVVAQAAHLAIGEDAIAVTAVSDSLAEGEREEAEALAQQIGIRHRVIHTSEFEDPNYLRNNPDRCYFCKSELYGRLALIRAELGVDAVASGANLDDAGDHRPGMKAAAENGVVHPLLDCELTKNDVRKLAKAWGLPTWDKPATPCLSSRIAYGEEVTPERTRMIDQAERWLRARGLRIVRVRYHKGDMARVEVPLDELPTIASAEVRTEMVRAFKDLGFKFVTLDLEGFRSGSNNLVIPSENLMKGLVVPAVGR; from the coding sequence ATGAGTGACTGGAACGACCCGGAACTGGCCGCGATGCGAGATCGGCTGATCGCGGCTCTCCGTGGTTACGGAAAGGTCGCGGTCGCCTTCTCGGGGGGGATCGACAGCACGGTCGTGGCCCAGGCGGCGCACCTGGCGATCGGGGAGGATGCGATCGCCGTGACCGCCGTCTCCGACAGCCTGGCCGAAGGCGAGCGCGAGGAGGCCGAGGCCCTGGCCCAGCAAATCGGCATCCGCCATCGGGTCATCCACACCTCCGAGTTCGAAGACCCGAACTACCTCCGCAACAATCCCGACCGCTGCTACTTCTGCAAGAGCGAGCTGTACGGCCGCCTCGCCCTGATCCGGGCCGAGCTGGGGGTCGACGCCGTGGCCTCCGGCGCGAACCTCGACGACGCCGGCGACCATCGCCCCGGCATGAAGGCCGCGGCCGAGAACGGCGTCGTCCACCCGTTGCTCGATTGCGAGCTGACCAAGAACGACGTCCGCAAGCTGGCCAAAGCCTGGGGCCTGCCGACCTGGGACAAGCCCGCCACCCCTTGCCTGTCGAGCCGGATCGCCTACGGCGAGGAAGTCACCCCCGAGCGCACCCGGATGATCGACCAGGCCGAGCGATGGCTCCGCGCCCGGGGGCTCCGGATCGTCCGCGTCCGCTACCACAAAGGGGACATGGCCCGCGTCGAGGTCCCGCTCGACGAGCTGCCGACGATCGCCTCGGCCGAGGTTCGCACCGAGATGGTCCGGGCCTTCAAGGACCTCGGCTTCAAGTTCGTGACACTCGATCTCGAAGGGTTCCGATCCGGGAGCAACAACCTGGTCATCCCCTCCGAGAACCTCATGAAAGGGCTCGTCGTCCCGGCCGTCGGCCGCTGA